The window NNNNNNNNNNNNNNNNNNNNNNNNNNNNNNNNNNNNNNNNNNNNNNNNNNNNNNNNNNNNNNNNNNNNNNNNNNNNNNNNNNNNNNNNNNNNNNNNNNNNNNNNNNNNNNNNNNNNNNNNNNNNNNNNNNNNNNNNNNNNNNNNNNNNNNNNNNNNNNNNNNNNNNNNNNNNNNNNNNNNNNNNNNNNNNNNNNNNNNNNNNNNNNNNNNNNNNNNNNNNNNNNNNNNNNNNNNNNNNNNNNNNNNNNNNNNNNNNNNNNNNNNNNNNNNNNNNNNNNNNNNNNNNNNNNNNNNNNNNNNNNNNNNNNNNNNNNNNNNNNNNNNNNNNNNNNNNNNNNNNNNNNNNNNNNNNNNNNNNNNNNNNNNNNNNNNNNNNNNNNNNNNNNNNNNNNNNNNNNNNNNNNNNNNNNNNNNNNNNNNNNNNNNNNNNNNNNNNNNNNNNNNNNNNNNNNNNNNNNNNNNNNNNNNNNNNNNNNNNNNNNNNNNNNNNNNNNNNNNNNNNNNNNNNNNNNNNNNNNNNNNNNNNNNNNNNNNNNNNNNNNNNNNNNNNNNNNNNNNNNNNNNNNNNNNNNNNNNNNNNNNNNNNNNNNNNNNNNNNNNNNNNNNNNNNNNNNNNNNNNNNNNNNNNNNNNNNNNNNNNNNNNNNNNNNNNNNNNNNNNNNNNNNNNNNNNNNNNNNNNNNNNNNNNNNNNNNNNNNNNNNNNNNNNNNNNNNNNNNNNNNNNNNNNNNNNNNNNNNNNNNNNNNNNNNNNNNNNNNNNNNNNNNNNNNNNNNNNNNNNNNNNNNNNNNNNNNNNNNNNNNNNNNNNNNNNNNNNNNNNNNNNNNNNNNNNNNNNNNNNNNNNNNNNNNNNNNNNNNNNNNNNNNNNNNNNNNNNNNNNNNNNNNNNNNNNNNNNNNNNNNNNNNNNNNNNNNNNNNNNNNNNNNNNNNNNNNNNNNNNNNNNNNNNNNNNNNNNNNNNNNNNNNNNNNNNNNNNNNNNNNNNNNNNNNNNNNNNNNNNNNNNNNNNNNNNNNNNNNNNNNNNNNNNNNNNNNNNNNNNNNNNNNNNNNNNNNNNNNNNNNNNNNNNNNNNNNNNNNNNNNNNNNNNNNNNNNNNNNNNNNNNNNNNNNNNNNNNNNNNNNNNNNNNNNNNNNNNNNNNNNNNNNNNNNNNNNNNNNNNNNNNNNNNNNNNNNNNNNNNNNNNNNNNNNNNNNNNNNNNNNNNNNNNNNNNNNNNNNNNNNNNNNNNNNNNNNNNNNNNNNNNNNNNNNNNNNNNNNNNNNNNNNNNNNNNNNNNNNNNNNNNNNNNNNNNNNNNNNNNNNNNNNNNNNNNNNNNNNNNNNNNNNNNNNNNNNNNNNNNNNNNNNNNNNNNNNNNNNNNNNNNNNNNNNNNNNNNNNNNNNNNNNNNNNNNNNNNNNNNNNNNNNNNNNNNNNNNNNNNNNNNNNNNNNNNNNNNNNNNNNNNNNNNNNNNNNNNNNNNNNNNNNNNNNNNNNNNNNNNNNNNNNNNNNNNNNNNNNNNNNNNNNNNNNNNNNNNNNNNNNNNNNNNNNNNNNNNNNNNNNNNNNNNNNNNNNNNNNNNNNNNNNNNNNNNNNNNNNNNNNNNNNNNNNNNNNNNNNNNNNNNNNNNNNNNNNNNNNNNNNNNNNNNNNNNNNNNNNNNNNNNNNNNNNNNNNNNNNNNNNNNNNNNNNNNNNNNNNNNNNNNNNNNNNNNNNNNNNNNNNNNNNNNNNNNNNNNNNNNNNNNNNNNNNNNNNNNNNNNNNNNNNNNNNNNNNNNNNNNNNNNNNNNNNNNNNNNNNNNNNNNNNNNNNNNNNNNNNNNNNNNNNNNNNNNNNNNNNNNNNNNNNNNNNNNNNNNNNNNNNNNNNNNNNNNNNNNNNNNNNNNNNNNNNNNNNNNNNNNNNNNNNNNNNNNNNNNNNNNNNNNNNNNNNNNNNNNNNNNNNNNNNNNNNNNNNNNNNNNNNNNNNNNNNNNNNNNNNNNNNNNNNNNNNNNNNNNNNNNNNNNNNNNNNNNNNNNNNNNNNNNNNNNNNNNNNNNNNNNNNNNNNNNNNNNNNNNNNNNNNNNNNNNNNNNNNNNNNNNNNNNNNNNNNNNNNNNNNNNNNNNNNNNNNNNNNNNNNNNNNNNNNNNNNNNNNNNNNNNNNNNNNNNNNNNNNNNNNNNNNNNNNNNNNNNNNNNNNNNNNNNNNNNNNNNNNNNNNNNNNNNNNNNNNNNNNNNNNNNNNNNNNNNNNNNNNNNNNNNNNNNNNNNNNNNNNNNNNNNNNNNNNNNNNNNNNNNNNNNNNNNNNNNNNNNNNNNNNNNNNNNNNNNNNNNNNNNNNNNNNNNNNNNNNNNNNNNNNNNNNNNNNNNNNNNNNNNNNNNNNNNNNNNNNNNNNNNNNNNNNNNNNNNNNNNNNNNNNNNNNNNNNNNNNNNNNNNNNNNNNNNNNNNNNNNNNNNNNNNNNNNNNNNNNNNNNNNNNNNNNNNNNNNNNNNNNNNNNNNNNNNNNNNNNNNNNNNNNNNNNNNNNNNNNNNNNNNNNNNNNNNNNNNNNNNNNNNNNNNNNNNNNNNNNNNNNNNNNNNNNNNNNNNNNNNNNNNNNNNNNNNNNNNNNNNNNNNNNNNNNNNNNNNNNNNNNNNNNNNNNNNNNNNNNNNNNNNNNNNNNNNNNNNNNNNNNNNNNNNNNNNNNNNNNNNNNNNNNNNNNNNNNNNNNNNNNNNNNNNNNNNNNNNNNNNNNNNNNNNNNNNNNNNNNNNNNNNNNNNNNNNNNNNNNNNNNNNNNNNNNNNNNNNNNNNNNNNNNNNNNNNNNNNNNNNNNNNNNNNNNNNNNNNNNNNNNNNNNNNNNNNNNNNNNNNNNNNNNNNNNNNNNNNNNNNNNNNNNNNNNNNNNNNNNNNNNNNNNNNNNNNNNNNNNNNNNNNNNNNNNNNNNNNNNNNNNNNNNNNNNNNNNNNNNNNNNNNNNNNNNNNNNNNNNNNNNNNNNNNNNNNNNNNNNNNNNNNNNNNNNNNNNNNNNNNNNNNNNNNNNNNNNNNNNNNNNNNNNNNNNNNNNNNNNNNNNNNNNNNNNNNNNNNNNNNNNNNNNNNNNNNNNNNNNNNNNNNNNNNNNNNNNNNNNNNNNNNNNNNNNNNNNNNNNNNNNNNNNNNNNNNNNNNNNNNNNNNNNNNNNNNNNNNNNNNNNNNNNNNNNNNNNNNNNNNNNNNNNNNNNNNNNNNNNNNNNNNNNNNNNNNNNNNNNNNNNNNNNNNNNNNNNNNNNNNNNNNNNNNNNNNNNNNNNNNNNNNNNNNNNNNNNNNNNNNNNNNNNNNNNNNNNNNNNNNNNNNNNNNNNNNNNNNNNNNNNNNNNNNNNCATGAATATCTGAACTCGGTCCTGCTCGAGGAACAAATGGAGGATCTATAGATGAACCAGGGTATCCACGTGTGAAACTCCAAAGATCATGCTCTGGATTTCTCATGTCAGTTGCAGGTGCAAACAAGGGCTGCTCAGGGTTGCTTCTCGATGTTTCCCACTGTGGTTCTACTCGTTCTGCAGGCATCCCAATACCCGAGGAACTGCTAGCTCTGGAACTGAAAGAAGCATCCCAAGCAAATTGGTGTATATTTCTGGTCAAAGCAGGGAGGTGGACTATATTTGTCTGATTCTCACCAGTGCTTCCACTAGTAATTGGTGTTGATCTCACATCTATAGGATCTACAAAAGGAGCGTTTAATGGTAAATTCTGTTGCAAAGAACCAGTGGGAGGCACAGAAGTTCCAGCATGTGATATGCTGAATGCTATGGACTCCTGAGGCTGCCTGGGATTTGATCGTCTACCAGCTCTAGATAAGGTGTCAGTGTTTCTTGTAGAATGAAAAGCACTGGCTGCAACAGCTCTTCCACCACCAGATCCAAACATTTGTTCTGTCCGGCCAAAATGATTAGTAACACTTGGAGAACTTTGTGAGGGTGTAGCCAAACTTAAGCTACTTGAAGCACCATACTGAGCAAGACCTCTATGCGAAGCGCTATTTTCACTCTGAACAATGCGGTTAGGAGTTTCACCAGAAAAAGAATGACTAGGGGATCCTTCAAGAGCTTTTCTTTTGCAGGATGAACCCCAACCACCAAATGAAGAAGCAGGACCACTGCTACTCTCACCAGCAGCCTGGATTGAGCTTCCTAATGAACTTCCATAGCTATTATGACGGTTAACTACCCCAGAAGACTGCGCAATACAATTATCGCTATCCATGTCCATACTCATATCTACATGCTGTGTCATAGGATTAGAGCTTGAACCGCGCAAGAAAGAAGGCCCATTTCTGATGTGACTGCCAGCATGAACCTCTCCATGTACCATCATACTATTCAAACCTAATTGCCTTCCCTCAGATCCATAGCCAATAAAGCGATGAGAAACATCTTGAGGCAGCTGGTGATTTGACTTCATTCCAATGGAATTGACCTGATTAGAGGGTCCAGATATGGAACTGGATTCCCCCAACCTCCACCAATTATGTTCTTGAGCAGCATGAGAAATCGAACTTGCATAAGTTGGTCGTCCTGAAGGATTACTGTTGTTTGGAAATCCAGTGTCTGCTGGATTCAGAATGTTATTCAAATTGGTCTCTGTGCAGTAAATCGATTCACCATCTGCCTGGTTCACTTCAGTAGATGAACCACCATTACTCCGTGGCCCTTGCATTGGATTCATACCTTTGACTAGAACACAAAGACTTTCCAGTAAATAGATCTAAAGTTACAAGGGTACTGACGAGACCTAGAGTCACAAAATCCGGAAgcagacaagaaaaaaaaatatgcattagAAATCCAGAAATGACaacttaagaaaaaaagtaaCACAACTGAAACAAGAGCACCCCATTTACCATTACTATCATAGGAGGCCAGCCAGCTATCTAGCTTCAGGCTTCGCTCAGGCTCCAACTATAGCTTCTGCATTATGGTACAGCAAAAAGGTAAGATCAGAAACTTTCACACAAATGTCAAATGAGGAACTAAGAACCAAAACCTCATCAAACTAGTTGATATACATTAGAGTAACAACTAACAAAGTAACAATAAAGAAACTCCTAAAGAGAACTAGCAAACTACCACTTCTGCCTAACTTGTAAACTTCATTAATGGATTCTTCAACATAAAACTCCAATCAAAAGATTAACAAAGTGTTTATATATCAAGCTATGCTCATTTTCGACACAACAAAGAGTAAATAAATATTGTCAATCTTCTTCAATAGCTAGCATTGAGAACTAAAAACCATAGGAGTTCTGATACTAATTACCTATTCACAAAAGAACCATGAGAAGCACATTTTCTGATTcaacaccaaaccaaaatcaagtTACTTACAAATCCAATGCCAAAGTTGAAAATTTCCAATCTTGAGATGAAAACCTTAAGTGGGTCAATCCCGATCCGTCCAGCTAATGCAATGCATCAAAATCCCAAACCAAAAGCACAACGATCTGAACAACCAAACACCAattagagacaaaacaaaaacaaaaaggtgagTTTTTTCATAAGATTGAGAGAAATGGTACCTGCAAATACCCCAAGAGAATCAAATAGGCCTCAAAAGTTTCAattgaaatcaaattttaaaaaaaaaacttttggtagTTTCAATTTGTgggtatggtggtggtggtgtccTCTCCTCTGCACGATTCTGTAGGTTTCAGTCTGTTTCGATTATTacaacagaaattaaaaaaagaaaacttttctCAGAATACGTAgagaaagacgaagaagaagaagaagcacataAGCAATggatgaggaagagaagaagagaaggattcAGAGACGTACAGATTTCATGTGAcaaattttttaccaaaaatctcttacataataataagttattgtaataataataaaaaagaaactttggaaagatatgatttttttctttctataagaaattaataaaattaaaaagtttggtGCTTTATAGAATGAATCATCTCTTTCATTAATTTAGCTGTAAGATTTTGCAGGACGTCACTTGTCTCAATGGTCTATATGGTGCTGTCCTAGGCTCCCCTCTTAGCTAcctttcttctttatttttaaattaaatacaaaatttgtagaAGACAACTGTCACggtaataataatttgtatgcCTTAATTTTTCTATGCCACAAGGCCCACAACATTGTTGTTATCTTTCAATCAAGTTGCCAATTTCTCTTtagtagtttttgtttgtttttaaatgtaCGAATGGTAACatgaattagatttttttaaaaaatgttcaaaTACGCACTTATACATgttactaaaccctaaacacttaTACATGTTACTGTTCATTGCCTAAATCAAAGTGCATAATTGAAAAACACTGCATAATATCctgttttttaaaacaatagcGGTCCACTAATAAAACCCAGCCTGAAAAAACGCAaaccacttttttgtttttttttttcaaataacgcaaatcaaatacaaatgtGGTAATTGGTGACTGAACCAAGTTTTTACAAAATACTTCTTGAATTCTGCTTTCATATAGTTACCATTCAAGGCCTTATTTTctgtaattaataaaaaataagtaatcaaatatatattttaagaaattacttattaccaaaatattttcaGTTGTGCAAGTAATTAATCCTTTAGATTAAGtaaatttagataattaaggtttgcaatttttttttgggcaaatctCACAATACTACCAGAATAATTAgtttgtttccaaatttaacATATTACCTCTAAAGTTCCAAAAAggaattatatttcaaaattaaactataatttctaaatactaaatcataTCCATAAAAACTATTCTCTAAGGTCTTGAATGGAGGAAGACACTTATATAACTCAAATGTtgtttaaaaaagttataatataattatgataCTATTGTTAGTTAAACCAATTTGGAACTAAAGATTGATATTATGAATAGATATGTAAATCAAAGAGcttgataatgatttttttttactgttttgtacttttttttatgattgaacTAGTAACTGattcaataataaatatgtatactaaaaattaattttaaataacttttggtattttaaatttaaaaattaaaatatatatttgttaatacaagacaattaaaaatatatacttatactagttataataaaataacatgaaATCCGCACTATCAAttgtttttcac is drawn from Camelina sativa cultivar DH55 chromosome 1, Cs, whole genome shotgun sequence and contains these coding sequences:
- the LOC104792850 gene encoding E3 ubiquitin-protein ligase MBR1 isoform X2 is translated as MNPMQGPRSNGGSSTEVNQADGESIYCTETNLNNILNPADTGFPNNSNPSGRPTYASSISHAAQEHNWWRLGESSSISGPSNQVNSIGMKSNHQLPQDVSHRFIGYGSEGRQLGLNSMMVHGEVHAGSHIRNGPSFLRGSSSNPMTQHVDMSMDMDSDNCIAQSSGVVNRHNSYGSSLGSSIQAAGESSSGPASSFGGWGSSCKRKALEGSPSHSFSGETPNRIVQSENSASHRGLAQYGASSSLSLATPSQSSPSVTNHFGRTEQMFGSGGGRAVAASAFHSTRNTDTLSRAGRRSNPRQPQESIAFSISHAGTSVPPTGSLQQNLPLNAPFVDPIDVRSTPITSGSTGENQTNIVHLPALTRNIHQFAWDASFSSRASSSSGIGMPAERVEPQWETSRSNPEQPLFAPATDMRNPEHDLWSFTRGYPGSSIDPPFVPRAGPSSDIHVPQPSPSWIPPQSASLNIPSRTSELSPWSLFPSIESQSASHGASLPLLPAGPSVPSNEVTVPSSSSSRSHRSRQRRSGMLLERQNELLHRHIGRSLAADSNGRNQIISEIRQVLHAMRRGENLRVEGMTDLHDRHREMRLDVDNMSYEELLALGERIGDVSTGLSEEVILKAMKQHKHTSSSAELHQDIIEPCCICQEEYVEGDNLGTLKCGHEFHKDCIKQWVMIKNLCPICKTEALKTP
- the LOC104792850 gene encoding E3 ubiquitin-protein ligase MBR1 isoform X1, with the translated sequence MNPMQGPRSNGGSSTEVNQADGESIYCTETNLNNILNPADTGFPNNSNPSGRPTYASSISHAAQEHNWWRLGESSSISGPSNQVNSIGMKSNHQLPQDVSHRFIGYGSEGRQLGLNSMMVHGEVHAGSHIRNGPSFLRGSSSNPMTQHVDMSMDMDSDNCIAQSSGVVNRHNSYGSSLGSSIQAAGESSSGPASSFGGWGSSCKRKALEGSPSHSFSGETPNRIVQSENSASHRGLAQYGASSSLSLATPSQSSPSVTNHFGRTEQMFGSGGGRAVAASAFHSTRNTDTLSRAGRRSNPRQPQESIAFSISHAGTSVPPTGSLQQNLPLNAPFVDPIDVRSTPITSGSTGENQTNIVHLPALTRNIHQFAWDASFSSRASSSSGIGMPAERVEPQWETSRSNPEQPLFAPATDMRNPEHDLWSFTRGYPGSSIDPPFVPRAGPSSDIHVPQPSPSWIPPQSASLNIPSRTSELSPWSLFPSIESQSASHGASLPLLPAGPSVPSNEVTVPSSSSSRSHRSRQRRSGMLLERQNELLHRHIGRSLAADSNGRNQIISEIRQVLHAMRRGENLRVEDYMVLDPLIYQGMTDLHDRHREMRLDVDNMSYEELLALGERIGDVSTGLSEEVILKAMKQHKHTSSSAELHQDIIEPCCICQEEYVEGDNLGTLKCGHEFHKDCIKQWVMIKNLCPICKTEALKTP